The following proteins are co-located in the Oceanivirga salmonicida genome:
- the nrdG gene encoding anaerobic ribonucleoside-triphosphate reductase activating protein, translating to MNYALIKEFDVANGPGIRTSLFVSGCVHACKGCFNEAIWDFKCGQEFTDETIEYIIKLLKREYIRGLTLLGGEPLDPQNQECVYKLVKKVRQELPDKTIWCYSGYTYEYITSFMYKKLPYTKKLLENVDVLVDGKFVLELLDLKLQFRGSANQRVIDLRKTEENNKIIWALSKEEENKYIKSIKDKG from the coding sequence ATGAATTACGCACTTATAAAAGAATTTGATGTAGCAAATGGACCAGGTATTAGAACATCACTATTTGTTAGTGGTTGTGTACATGCATGTAAAGGTTGTTTTAATGAAGCAATTTGGGATTTTAAATGTGGTCAAGAATTTACTGATGAAACAATAGAATATATAATAAAACTATTAAAAAGAGAATACATAAGAGGCTTAACACTATTAGGAGGAGAGCCTCTTGATCCTCAAAATCAAGAATGTGTATATAAACTAGTTAAAAAAGTTAGACAAGAACTCCCAGATAAAACTATATGGTGTTATTCAGGTTATACTTACGAATATATTACTAGTTTTATGTATAAAAAACTCCCCTATACTAAAAAATTATTAGAAAATGTAGATGTATTAGTTGATGGTAAATTTGTACTAGAATTACTTGATTTAAAACTACAATTTAGAGGTTCTGCTAATCAAAGAGTCATTGATTTAAGAAAAACAGAAGAAAATAATAAAATTATATGGGCATTATCAAAAGAAGAAGAAAATAAATACATAAAAAGCATTAAAGATAAAGGCTAA